In a single window of the Niabella ginsenosidivorans genome:
- a CDS encoding FKBP-type peptidyl-prolyl cis-trans isomerase, which translates to MKKALIIIIIATTLLGCLKNDDTPPCTNGLSLQQDRQIIDSFLSASHQTTSFTFDDQAALYYDIEDPGTGTNRPTTDSLVSFHYTGKLLNGTIIDSATVQPPPTMPLRNFGNLVYVPYALAKLTKGGKIRLIIPSSSAFGCRQMTGVNIVPPNSQLFYEYELTDMTPSY; encoded by the coding sequence GTGAAGAAAGCATTGATCATAATTATTATCGCAACAACGCTTCTGGGCTGTTTAAAAAACGATGATACGCCCCCCTGTACCAATGGTCTTTCATTACAGCAGGACCGGCAGATCATTGATTCTTTTCTTTCAGCCAGTCACCAGACCACCAGTTTTACTTTTGATGACCAGGCGGCCCTTTATTATGATATCGAAGATCCCGGAACCGGCACGAACAGGCCAACCACCGATTCCCTGGTATCTTTTCATTATACCGGAAAGCTCCTGAACGGCACAATTATCGATTCGGCTACCGTACAGCCGCCGCCCACCATGCCCTTAAGAAATTTCGGGAACCTGGTGTATGTGCCTTATGCATTAGCCAAACTCACAAAAGGAGGAAAGATCCGGCTGATCATTCCCTCCTCCTCCGCGTTTGGGTGCAGGCAGATGACCGGAGTGAATATTGTGCCGCCCAATTCCCAGCTTTTCTACGAATATGAGCTAACTGATATGACACCCAGCTATTAA
- a CDS encoding FKBP-type peptidyl-prolyl cis-trans isomerase, whose translation MKKTFVVPLMTFAVAVLTLASCMKTDNTPQCTGYSLSQDRQVIDSFINDKGMSYMDFNSDINAYIGITNPGEGSMPAADSVISYKYSISLMDGTSLGTSDTISRNTNTGMLLKLSDFVNTNGVATVEYTVLSQLRKGGTAKVILPSSVYFGCNSQNTADGKVIPGNSQLIYDFTLTGVASNQ comes from the coding sequence ATGAAAAAAACATTTGTTGTACCCCTGATGACTTTTGCTGTGGCTGTATTAACCCTTGCTTCCTGTATGAAAACAGATAATACACCGCAATGTACTGGTTACTCGTTAAGTCAGGATCGACAGGTAATTGACTCATTTATAAACGACAAGGGAATGAGTTATATGGATTTTAACTCCGATATTAATGCTTATATTGGTATTACCAATCCTGGAGAAGGCAGCATGCCGGCAGCAGACTCTGTAATCAGCTATAAATATTCCATTTCATTAATGGACGGAACCAGTCTGGGTACATCTGACACGATCAGCAGGAACACGAATACGGGAATGCTGCTAAAGCTCAGTGATTTTGTTAATACAAACGGGGTAGCTACTGTAGAATATACTGTTCTTTCCCAGTTAAGAAAAGGCGGTACTGCAAAAGTCATTTTGCCCTCCTCTGTCTATTTTGGCTGTAATTCACAAAATACTGCCGATGGAAAAGTTATTCCAGGTAATTCACAGCTCATTTATGATTTTACATTAACGGGCGTTGCTTCTAATCAATAA